One window of Chamaesiphon minutus PCC 6605 genomic DNA carries:
- a CDS encoding superoxide dismutase, with amino-acid sequence MTTRRNFLYLLGTGTTSTLLGVTNASWAVPVAPTAAAKDVFALPPLTYDYKALEPHIDAATMKFHHDKHHAAYVKNLNAAVNKYPELKTKSVEQLLTSLSALPKDIQTTVRNNGGGHYNHTMFWRIMGPKGGGMPTGSIATAINSQFGTFDTFKTQFNQAGTKLFGSGWVWLVSDKNKLKIITTPNQDSPISQGLYPIMGNDVWEHAYYLNYQNRRPEYLSAWWNVINWTEVNKRFAQAQKT; translated from the coding sequence ATGACTACCAGACGTAATTTCCTCTACTTACTCGGCACAGGTACGACAAGCACTTTGCTGGGAGTCACTAATGCTAGTTGGGCAGTGCCTGTGGCTCCTACAGCAGCCGCAAAGGATGTGTTTGCCCTGCCGCCCCTAACTTACGATTACAAAGCCTTAGAACCCCATATCGACGCAGCCACGATGAAATTTCATCACGACAAGCATCATGCGGCATATGTGAAAAATTTGAATGCAGCAGTAAATAAATATCCCGAACTTAAGACCAAATCTGTCGAGCAATTACTAACCAGTCTGAGCGCATTGCCCAAGGATATTCAAACTACAGTTAGGAATAACGGCGGCGGACATTACAACCATACGATGTTCTGGCGAATTATGGGGCCAAAGGGTGGTGGTATGCCTACAGGCTCGATCGCGACTGCTATTAATTCTCAATTTGGTACGTTCGACACTTTCAAAACCCAATTTAATCAAGCGGGGACGAAATTATTTGGCAGTGGTTGGGTCTGGCTGGTAAGTGATAAAAATAAGCTCAAAATTATTACTACACCCAATCAAGATAGTCCGATCTCTCAAGGTTTATATCCGATTATGGGTAACGATGTTTGGGAACATGCCTATTATCTCAACTACCAAAATCGTCGTCCTGAGTACTTATCGGCTTGGTGGAACGTAATTAATTGGACGGAAGTAAATAAACGGTTTGCACAAGCACAGAAAACCTAG
- a CDS encoding ArsA family ATPase, with amino-acid sequence MPQILTFLGKGGSGRTTVAIAAAKQQANLGRRVLFVSQDPTPATGILLGVPLTDKPQSIGANLEVVLISATVAIERGWEEVKQIESRYLRSPLLRNVYGQELAILPGMDSAIALNALRQYDASGKYDTIVYDGTGDLTTLRMAGMADSLSWYLRRFVAVVEESDLWRTVAPIMQPAMAAMLTIAWTGETAVSAPMQEANNFLSKSQDAIGNPQRVAGYIVVTDEPAAIATGKYLWGSAQQSGLTIGGAIVNRGTLTDILAAEFDPLGVSAIPNRIGDDWQPLTDALPDFSQAVTAPKPITIDVPKREVRLYLPGFDKTQVKLTQSGPEVTIEAGDQRRNILLPPPLKGSSVTGAKFQNGFLIISF; translated from the coding sequence ATGCCCCAAATTCTCACCTTCCTTGGTAAAGGCGGTTCCGGTCGGACTACTGTGGCGATCGCCGCCGCCAAACAACAAGCTAACCTGGGTCGGCGGGTATTATTTGTCAGTCAAGATCCTACGCCTGCAACGGGGATCTTGCTGGGTGTTCCCCTCACAGATAAACCTCAATCGATTGGCGCAAATCTCGAAGTAGTCTTAATTTCGGCAACTGTCGCCATCGAGCGGGGTTGGGAAGAAGTCAAACAAATTGAATCGCGCTACTTACGATCGCCACTGTTACGCAATGTTTACGGCCAAGAGTTGGCAATTTTACCAGGGATGGATAGCGCGATCGCGCTCAATGCCCTGCGACAGTATGATGCTAGTGGCAAGTATGACACGATCGTCTACGATGGTACTGGCGATCTGACGACGCTGCGGATGGCGGGAATGGCCGATAGTCTCAGTTGGTATCTCCGTCGCTTTGTCGCGGTCGTCGAAGAATCAGATTTGTGGCGGACTGTCGCACCGATTATGCAGCCTGCGATGGCGGCAATGTTAACGATCGCTTGGACGGGGGAAACTGCGGTTTCAGCACCAATGCAGGAAGCAAATAACTTCCTCTCCAAGAGTCAAGACGCGATCGGCAATCCTCAGCGAGTGGCGGGTTATATCGTAGTTACTGACGAGCCAGCCGCAATTGCGACAGGCAAATATTTATGGGGCAGTGCTCAGCAGTCGGGCTTGACCATTGGCGGGGCGATTGTCAATCGCGGTACGCTGACAGACATTCTAGCTGCCGAATTCGACCCCTTGGGAGTCTCGGCTATCCCCAACCGAATCGGCGACGATTGGCAGCCGTTAACCGATGCCCTGCCAGATTTTAGTCAAGCTGTAACGGCACCCAAACCGATAACGATCGACGTCCCCAAGCGCGAGGTAAGGCTGTATTTGCCCGGTTTTGATAAAACACAAGTAAAGCTAACTCAATCGGGTCCAGAGGTGACGATCGAGGCCGGAGATCAACGCCGGAATATTTTGTTACCGCCGCCGCTGAAGGGTTCGAGTGTTACTGGAGCCAAGTTTCAGAATGGATTTTTGATTATTTCGTTTTAG
- a CDS encoding HetZ-related protein 2 codes for MTKVIVDKIATQWETRIATECSGQNATTQGSILNWLLGEDRERLETLDAEHIKIVDRAMDYRLRILIQRYLGLPPERAYKNLMQRLGGLAVLRDKIRAWLTLSNDRQRQVVDVLQEVVQELLQSDKYIQQQIAWIGKCTKNPRLRDTLLFASIEEYCLRPVRNQPLLAHRFVNYLRRAQKGGVTNVPQSDLVKIVSDEIIGDSDSTLSLLDKQAQENYHQQQDWEETQIARNRVKESLYDYLVENVSPEAGEWLKLYLQGKTPESIAIALKMDIKQVYRLREKINYHTLKVFAIKAESELVSQWLQISLKEHNLGLTPERWTKFCDSLEPKQREILMELKAGTSVEAIAKSLKIKTNQVMGEWSQIYLAAQELRAN; via the coding sequence ATGACGAAGGTAATCGTAGATAAAATCGCTACCCAATGGGAAACCCGGATCGCCACAGAATGTAGTGGGCAAAACGCTACGACTCAAGGTAGTATTCTCAATTGGTTGCTGGGAGAAGATCGAGAGCGGCTCGAAACGCTAGATGCCGAGCATATTAAGATTGTCGATCGAGCGATGGATTATCGGTTGCGGATTTTGATTCAACGCTACTTAGGATTGCCACCAGAACGCGCCTATAAAAACCTGATGCAGCGATTGGGCGGATTGGCAGTACTGCGCGATAAAATTCGGGCATGGCTGACACTGAGTAACGATCGTCAGCGGCAAGTTGTCGATGTATTGCAAGAAGTAGTCCAAGAATTGCTCCAAAGTGATAAATATATCCAACAGCAAATAGCTTGGATCGGCAAATGTACCAAAAATCCTCGGCTGCGCGATACTTTATTATTTGCTAGTATCGAAGAGTATTGCCTGCGCCCAGTTCGCAATCAACCATTGCTCGCCCACCGCTTTGTCAACTACTTGCGGCGCGCCCAAAAAGGCGGTGTCACCAATGTACCGCAAAGCGATCTCGTCAAAATCGTCTCTGACGAAATCATCGGCGATAGCGATTCTACACTCAGTTTGCTAGACAAACAAGCTCAAGAAAATTATCACCAACAACAAGATTGGGAAGAAACTCAAATCGCTCGCAATCGCGTCAAAGAATCACTTTATGATTATTTAGTCGAAAATGTCAGCCCCGAAGCTGGCGAATGGTTGAAACTTTATCTCCAAGGTAAAACACCAGAATCGATCGCGATCGCCTTGAAAATGGATATCAAGCAAGTCTATCGACTCCGCGAAAAGATCAACTACCATACGCTCAAAGTTTTTGCGATTAAAGCAGAATCCGAGCTAGTTTCTCAATGGTTGCAGATCTCTTTAAAAGAACACAACTTAGGCTTGACGCCCGAACGGTGGACAAAATTTTGCGATAGCTTAGAACCAAAACAACGAGAAATTTTGATGGAATTAAAAGCCGGAACTTCGGTTGAAGCGATCGCTAAATCTCTCAAAATTAAAACCAATCAAGTAATGGGAGAGTGGAGTCAAATCTATTTAGCAGCCCAAGAACTTAGAGCTAATTGA
- the petP gene encoding cytochrome b6f subunit PetP gives MEIGQQVKVFRLRDRVSNGVVSKLGKVGTVKEFKMTDGSGVGAVVEFEDKTSTWFFEDELKVVE, from the coding sequence ATGGAAATCGGTCAACAAGTCAAAGTTTTTCGCCTCAGAGATCGCGTATCTAATGGCGTTGTGAGTAAACTAGGTAAAGTAGGGACAGTTAAAGAATTCAAAATGACCGATGGTAGCGGTGTCGGTGCCGTCGTTGAATTTGAAGATAAAACTAGTACCTGGTTTTTTGAAGATGAACTCAAAGTTGTAGAATAA
- a CDS encoding LCP family protein, with translation MSKVEVRKVDRQRRKSSKPSPQMVRRQPAKKRRKVPLWLWLGLGSIGACSAAAGAFLAVSLTSAPLQQRALSAADAAFFNQNKEAFSRSLLQVPEVSKPVNILLLGIKTNLSDVKTASGNEQKKIGYNAEVDSLDGLSDTIMLLRFDPQTKRTVFLGIPRDTKIERTGHGTEKINAVDRESGPAAAAKEVSKVLGGVAIDRYIRLNNKGVSKLIDELGGVTVTVPKDIKYQDDSQHFYINLKAGRQHLDGTKLLGLLRYRNDANGDIGRMQRQQMVVKALMEQTLNPMTIARIPQLFSVIQSHVDTNLTVEELLALGSFSMQNGKSKMQMLMMPGDYNGDGKHGTSYWLPDEKGIQNMMARYFDRGTLTLEQPKVETLRVKIQDTSHFPDATARLIKRLNKAGYQNVHLDAAPKIKEDLAISQFIAQKGNPEVAEGLSKILGIGETKVDSSGNLYSDVTIKLGRDWVEKEQAYKTVNQKDW, from the coding sequence GTGAGTAAAGTGGAAGTTAGAAAAGTAGATCGGCAACGCCGCAAATCGAGTAAACCCAGCCCACAGATGGTTCGCCGTCAGCCAGCTAAAAAGCGTCGTAAAGTACCGCTATGGTTGTGGCTGGGGTTGGGAAGTATTGGAGCGTGTTCGGCTGCTGCTGGGGCTTTTTTAGCGGTATCGCTGACTTCGGCACCACTCCAACAACGCGCTTTGTCTGCCGCAGATGCTGCGTTTTTCAATCAAAATAAGGAAGCTTTCTCGCGGAGTTTATTACAGGTACCAGAAGTCTCTAAGCCTGTAAATATCTTGTTGCTAGGGATCAAAACTAATCTTTCAGATGTCAAGACAGCTAGCGGCAACGAACAGAAAAAAATTGGCTACAATGCAGAAGTTGATTCCCTCGATGGTTTGTCAGATACAATCATGTTGCTCCGCTTCGATCCTCAAACCAAACGGACGGTTTTCTTAGGAATTCCCCGCGATACTAAGATCGAACGTACCGGACACGGTACCGAGAAAATTAATGCTGTAGATCGTGAAAGTGGCCCAGCCGCAGCGGCTAAAGAAGTCAGCAAGGTGCTTGGCGGTGTGGCGATCGATCGTTATATTCGCCTCAACAATAAGGGAGTCTCCAAACTGATCGACGAACTGGGTGGCGTAACTGTTACCGTCCCCAAAGATATCAAGTATCAAGATGACTCTCAACATTTCTATATCAATCTCAAGGCTGGCAGACAACATCTCGATGGCACGAAACTCTTGGGATTGCTACGCTATCGTAACGATGCCAACGGCGATATCGGTAGGATGCAACGCCAGCAAATGGTAGTCAAAGCCTTAATGGAGCAAACGCTCAACCCAATGACGATCGCTAGGATTCCTCAACTATTTTCTGTGATTCAATCTCACGTCGATACCAATCTCACCGTCGAAGAATTACTCGCACTCGGTAGTTTTTCGATGCAAAATGGCAAATCAAAAATGCAAATGTTGATGATGCCAGGTGACTATAACGGCGACGGCAAGCACGGCACGAGCTACTGGCTCCCCGATGAAAAAGGGATTCAAAATATGATGGCACGTTACTTCGATCGCGGTACGCTCACTCTAGAGCAGCCGAAAGTCGAAACGCTGCGTGTGAAGATTCAAGATACCAGTCATTTCCCCGATGCTACTGCCAGACTCATCAAACGATTGAATAAAGCTGGTTATCAAAACGTCCATCTCGATGCCGCACCCAAGATTAAAGAAGATTTAGCTATCAGTCAATTTATCGCTCAAAAAGGTAATCCCGAAGTTGCCGAAGGATTATCTAAAATATTAGGAATTGGCGAAACCAAAGTCGATAGTTCTGGCAATCTTTATTCTGATGTAACTATCAAACTCGGTCGCGATTGGGTGGAAAAAGAACAAGCTTATAAGACCGTCAATCAAAAAGATTGGTAA